In the Deltaproteobacteria bacterium genome, one interval contains:
- a CDS encoding biopolymer transporter ExbD produces MIVHPKRRARMGVQVPLTSLIDIVFLLLIYFLLTTNFMVEEGIKVKLPQAKASTPQTEEVITVYVDRQGRAFLGTREVSMPALFDGLKEMIGGKEDKLVVVRADRAVILNKAVKVMDVAKAAGAGRLCLATEKEF; encoded by the coding sequence ATGATTGTTCATCCCAAAAGAAGGGCCCGTATGGGAGTCCAGGTTCCCCTGACCTCTCTGATTGATATCGTGTTTCTCCTTTTGATCTATTTTCTCCTCACTACTAATTTTATGGTTGAAGAGGGGATCAAGGTCAAGCTCCCCCAGGCCAAGGCCTCGACACCGCAGACCGAGGAGGTGATTACCGTCTATGTGGATCGGCAGGGAAGGGCATTTCTTGGAACCAGGGAGGTCTCCATGCCTGCGCTCTTTGACGGGCTCAAGGAGATGATCGGTGGCAAGGAAGACAAACTGGTCGTTGTCAGGGCTGACCGGGCCGTAATCCTCAATAAGGCCGTAAAGGTCATGGATGTGGCCAAGGCGGCAGGGGCTGGACGGCTGTGTCTGGCGACCGAAAAGGAATTTTGA
- a CDS encoding cobalamin biosynthesis protein CbiK, whose translation MHFKKYRRRGNLKEHPAIVLTAFGTAQRGKAVYQLFDNLVRSEFKDYDISWAYTSEIIREKTGHPGILQTLASLEQQGFTRAAVQPLLIFPGTEYEVLADSCRSFPGLRVLVGEILLHRWHFVEEVLDIISKDFISPEEGINLLVAHGTPLSDDSANIVYLGLDHLLSWRFSNVYFCSIEGIPGSKGVFGKIERILSSSHPGKTGLRARIIPFMYVAGLHVEQDLLGKQDSYKSRLEEIGFSVECLTVEYQEERFYKGLGFYEKTRELFLDRLRRSLDLIKFC comes from the coding sequence ATGCACTTTAAAAAGTACAGACGGCGAGGCAACCTTAAAGAACATCCTGCCATTGTTCTTACTGCCTTCGGCACGGCCCAAAGGGGCAAGGCTGTTTACCAGCTATTCGACAATTTAGTGCGCAGTGAGTTCAAAGATTACGATATTTCATGGGCCTATACATCCGAGATCATCAGGGAAAAGACAGGACATCCGGGGATCCTGCAAACCCTGGCATCCCTTGAACAACAAGGCTTTACCAGGGCCGCTGTCCAGCCGCTTCTGATCTTTCCGGGAACGGAATATGAGGTCCTTGCGGATTCATGCCGATCGTTTCCAGGTCTCAGAGTGCTTGTGGGGGAGATCCTGTTGCACCGGTGGCATTTTGTTGAAGAGGTATTGGATATCATTTCAAAGGATTTTATTTCTCCTGAAGAAGGAATCAACCTGCTCGTTGCACACGGCACACCACTCTCTGACGACTCAGCAAATATTGTTTACTTAGGGCTCGACCACCTCCTGTCCTGGAGATTCAGCAATGTCTATTTCTGTTCAATCGAAGGGATTCCTGGCAGCAAAGGTGTATTTGGTAAAATTGAACGAATTCTCTCTTCTTCTCATCCGGGTAAAACCGGGTTGAGAGCCCGCATCATACCGTTCATGTATGTTGCCGGGCTCCATGTAGAGCAGGACCTTTTGGGGAAACAAGACAGCTACAAAAGCCGTCTGGAAGAAATCGGTTTTTCCGTGGAATGCCTGACCGTTGAGTATCAAGAAGAACGATTTTATAAAGGGCTCGGTTTTTATGAAAAGACTCGAGAGCTATTTCTCGACAGGTTAAGACGTTCGCTGGATCTTATAAAGTTTTGCTGA
- a CDS encoding magnesium chelatase, which produces MNKFYILLPLAILFLFPSTTLAKQISFLVIDADTCLVNKAIKGLRLPDNIKVRFFTYHDITSDSSAREFIDASEVIICDVMQGELGRYLIEDVNIRSKDIYAVRGSRNDEALKRQGIIFDPDIQEYFSNLCVANIQNLICRVAHKELDSSIAYEEARKLPRLGIYHAGADAVFTSLEEYLHWYGNRKEYIKDAPWIGMMLFSSSLVEGQKEKVDYLIKTLEDEGFNVVPAFGRDFDILTSLFMDKNQQARVDLVLAFSLKFYSALNDDVRRALINLNVPVFNAINLYSNTIDEWRGDPTGIPPMDVVWTVANPEISGLIESSALTGKVRQLDQETGKVLFVHRPIKENIELLIPRLKMWVQLKKKENKNKRVAILYYNHGQGKQNVGASYLNVFRSLELILQRMKKGGYRVAMDKDLSEDAIKDLVLKYGRNIGSWAPGELDKMLEGKKAIRLPVKTYQKWFSGLPGDFRKNVIKQWGEAEGSTIMIKNGEFIIPAVILGNVLIMPEPVRGWGDDPVKLYHDPTLYPHHQYIAAYLWLKHVFHADAMIHLGTHATHEWLPGKQAGLSPSCPPEVLITDIPNIYPYIVDDVGEGIQAKRRGRGVIIDHLIPAVREAGLYHEYSQLYDMINSYNRAVSLGSRTAGGKLGKIEDLVTDMGLLNDLGITEFDDSVLEEIEHYLLEIRENLMPYGMHTFGISPGGEALQDMVKAISKRNSQANEEKVKTGLVDSGPREIDYLTKALKGGYVLSGEGNDPIRNMDAIPTGKNFFGFNPDRIPSQAAWELGKYAAGKIIRKSLREKRRYPEKVAVVLWATETIRNEGINESTILYLMGLKPTWDKAGRVTGTEVIPGRKLDRPRIDILINPSGLYRDLFPNMLLLLDKAVRKAAIQTDIENLISRHNAEIKTRLIASGSDEERADTLSRIRIFTEKPGSYGTGVCEMTGNSGFWESDDEIVKVYENRVGYAFGQGKWGEEAREIFRQNLKGVDVAVHSISSNIYGAMDNDDMFQYLGGLSLAVKKESGQVPDTLITMQRISDRVEVEDVARTIGRELRTRYLNPKWIEGMKEEKYAGAREMSNFVEYMWGWQVTVPSAIDKTKWEQTFDVYVEDKYGLEMKDFFNRENPWAYQSITARMLESIRKGYWNAGEKIKKRLAAEYALNVIEKGVACCDHTCNNPVLNQMVVNIISLPGVMSPEMVERFKLAIEQAVGKQLAEQVRARKRLQKKLNEGFTKRLQSSDQKTLKAGEEYQKNTSKAGTESERVEGYKMEEVKAKDDTTDLPSSGAQWLASLFVILILGLVVFGVKKYR; this is translated from the coding sequence ATAAACAAATTCTATATTCTCTTACCGCTTGCGATACTCTTTTTGTTCCCATCGACAACTTTGGCAAAACAGATATCTTTTTTGGTGATTGATGCGGACACCTGCCTTGTCAACAAGGCAATCAAAGGGCTTCGGCTCCCCGACAATATCAAAGTCAGATTCTTCACTTATCATGATATCACGAGCGATAGTTCTGCAAGGGAGTTTATTGATGCTTCCGAGGTCATTATCTGTGATGTGATGCAGGGTGAACTGGGCAGGTATTTGATAGAAGATGTCAATATCAGGAGCAAGGACATATATGCCGTGAGAGGTTCCAGGAATGATGAGGCCCTTAAGAGACAAGGCATTATTTTTGACCCTGATATTCAGGAGTATTTCAGTAACCTCTGCGTAGCTAATATCCAAAACCTCATCTGCCGGGTGGCACATAAAGAGCTTGATTCATCCATCGCTTATGAGGAAGCCAGGAAGCTGCCGCGCCTTGGGATATACCATGCCGGTGCGGATGCGGTTTTCACAAGCCTTGAAGAATATCTTCATTGGTATGGAAATCGAAAAGAGTACATCAAAGACGCCCCATGGATAGGCATGATGCTTTTTTCATCTTCCCTCGTAGAGGGGCAGAAGGAGAAGGTCGATTACCTGATAAAGACGCTTGAGGATGAAGGATTCAACGTGGTTCCTGCCTTTGGCCGCGATTTTGACATTTTGACGTCGCTGTTTATGGATAAGAATCAACAGGCAAGAGTCGATCTGGTCTTGGCTTTTTCCCTCAAATTCTACTCGGCCTTAAACGACGATGTCCGGCGCGCCCTAATCAATCTGAACGTCCCGGTCTTTAATGCGATTAACCTTTACTCAAATACGATCGATGAATGGCGTGGTGATCCGACAGGAATCCCGCCCATGGACGTGGTCTGGACTGTTGCCAATCCGGAGATATCAGGCCTGATCGAATCCTCTGCTCTTACCGGCAAGGTAAGGCAATTAGACCAAGAGACCGGTAAGGTCCTGTTTGTTCACAGACCTATCAAGGAAAACATTGAGCTGCTCATCCCCAGGCTGAAGATGTGGGTTCAATTGAAGAAAAAAGAGAATAAGAACAAGAGGGTGGCCATCCTTTATTATAATCACGGCCAGGGGAAGCAGAATGTGGGCGCCAGCTATCTTAATGTATTCAGAAGTCTTGAGCTTATCCTCCAGCGCATGAAAAAAGGGGGGTATCGGGTCGCCATGGACAAGGATCTGAGCGAAGACGCTATCAAGGATCTGGTACTGAAGTACGGCAGGAATATAGGCAGCTGGGCCCCGGGGGAACTGGATAAGATGCTTGAGGGGAAAAAGGCCATCCGGCTCCCGGTAAAGACCTATCAGAAGTGGTTTTCCGGGCTCCCCGGAGATTTCAGGAAAAATGTCATTAAACAATGGGGAGAGGCAGAAGGCTCAACCATCATGATCAAGAACGGCGAATTCATCATTCCGGCAGTTATTCTTGGAAATGTCCTTATCATGCCGGAGCCTGTCCGCGGCTGGGGAGATGATCCTGTCAAGCTCTATCATGATCCCACGCTTTATCCACACCACCAGTACATCGCCGCCTATTTGTGGCTCAAACACGTCTTTCATGCCGATGCCATGATCCATCTGGGGACACATGCCACCCATGAATGGCTTCCCGGGAAACAGGCAGGGCTTTCGCCCTCCTGCCCACCGGAAGTCTTGATCACAGACATTCCCAACATCTATCCCTACATCGTGGATGACGTGGGAGAAGGGATCCAGGCCAAGCGCAGGGGCAGGGGGGTCATCATTGACCATTTGATCCCGGCGGTCAGGGAGGCAGGGCTCTATCATGAATACAGCCAATTATATGACATGATAAACAGCTACAACAGGGCTGTTTCTCTTGGAAGCCGGACAGCCGGGGGAAAGCTTGGAAAAATAGAAGATCTTGTCACAGACATGGGGCTCCTCAATGATCTTGGCATCACGGAGTTTGACGATAGTGTGCTCGAAGAGATCGAGCATTACCTGCTTGAGATCAGGGAAAACCTCATGCCCTATGGTATGCATACATTCGGCATATCGCCTGGAGGTGAGGCCTTACAGGATATGGTCAAGGCCATTTCAAAGCGCAACAGCCAGGCGAATGAAGAAAAAGTAAAAACAGGCCTTGTCGATTCCGGACCGAGGGAGATCGATTATCTCACCAAGGCCCTGAAAGGCGGCTACGTGCTATCAGGGGAAGGGAATGACCCGATAAGAAACATGGACGCAATACCAACTGGAAAAAACTTCTTTGGCTTCAACCCGGACAGGATCCCCTCTCAAGCGGCCTGGGAACTCGGCAAATACGCAGCCGGGAAGATCATCAGAAAGAGCCTGAGGGAAAAGAGGCGATATCCTGAAAAGGTGGCTGTTGTTCTTTGGGCCACCGAGACGATCCGGAACGAGGGGATCAACGAAAGCACAATACTCTATCTGATGGGCCTGAAGCCTACCTGGGACAAGGCCGGCCGGGTCACGGGCACAGAGGTGATCCCGGGCAGAAAGCTGGATCGGCCCCGGATCGATATCCTGATAAATCCGTCGGGCCTTTACCGGGACCTTTTCCCCAATATGCTGCTCCTTCTTGACAAGGCGGTCCGGAAGGCAGCCATCCAGACAGATATAGAAAACCTGATCAGCAGACATAATGCAGAGATCAAGACACGGCTGATAGCATCCGGCTCGGATGAAGAAAGGGCGGACACCCTTTCCAGGATCAGGATATTTACGGAGAAACCCGGATCGTATGGAACAGGGGTCTGCGAGATGACAGGAAATTCCGGTTTCTGGGAATCGGATGATGAGATCGTGAAGGTATATGAAAACCGGGTTGGCTATGCCTTTGGACAGGGAAAATGGGGAGAAGAGGCAAGGGAGATATTCAGGCAAAACCTTAAAGGAGTGGACGTGGCTGTCCATTCCATATCCTCCAACATCTATGGAGCAATGGATAATGACGACATGTTTCAGTATCTGGGAGGGCTTTCTCTGGCTGTCAAAAAAGAGAGTGGGCAGGTCCCCGATACCCTGATTACCATGCAGAGGATTTCGGACCGTGTAGAGGTGGAAGATGTAGCCAGGACCATCGGCCGCGAGCTTCGAACGCGTTATCTCAATCCCAAATGGATTGAGGGGATGAAGGAAGAAAAATATGCCGGTGCCCGGGAGATGTCGAACTTTGTGGAATACATGTGGGGCTGGCAGGTGACCGTGCCCTCCGCCATCGACAAGACCAAATGGGAGCAGACCTTTGATGTGTATGTAGAAGATAAATACGGTCTCGAAATGAAGGATTTCTTCAACAGGGAAAACCCCTGGGCCTATCAGTCCATTACCGCCCGCATGCTGGAATCGATCCGAAAGGGCTACTGGAATGCCGGTGAAAAGATCAAGAAAAGGCTTGCAGCAGAATACGCCCTTAATGTCATCGAGAAGGGTGTGGCATGCTGTGATCATACCTGCAATAATCCGGTACTCAACCAGATGGTGGTAAACATTATTTCCCTGCCGGGAGTCATGTCGCCTGAAATGGTCGAGAGGTTCAAGCTGGCCATCGAGCAGGCCGTGGGCAAGCAACTGGCCGAGCAGGTCAGGGCACGAAAGAGATTGCAGAAAAAACTGAATGAAGGGTTCACCAAAAGACTACAGTCATCAGATCAAAAGACCCTCAAGGCCGGTGAAGAATATCAGAAAAACACCTCAAAAGCAGGGACGGAGTCAGAAAGAGTGGAAGGATATAAGATGGAGGAGGTCAAGGCAAAAGATGACACCACTGACCTGCCGTCTTCCGGCGCACAATGGCTTGCGTCCCTGTTTGTTATTCTGATCCTGGGGCTGGTGGTCTTTGGTGTGAAAAAATACAGGTAG
- a CDS encoding tetrapyrrole methylase, whose translation MKKMRRLVLLVVVVVAIAGSLCWASQAAAWGRGHLYVIGTGPAGPGTATLQALNTIRQMDVIVAPDRHVKLFAEYVGNKPILFDPWTGIWDYKGKKQDELSKEEFACFKVERFRIRDERVEKIKNLLGEGKDVGLLDSGNPCLYGPSHWYAEQFDRQDVVIIPGMGCDAAAMAALGKSTIPAHGTRFVIQSAPFSLMGWNMQDRQILKDLAKYDSTMVFYMALWKPRELFAALQEVLPPDMPCAVVYWAGYPDRERILRGTVADMGEKLAKDKERFMGLLFIGRFMQGKPYESAMKHMQKHLE comes from the coding sequence ATGAAAAAAATGAGAAGGCTTGTCCTCCTTGTGGTGGTTGTTGTGGCTATAGCCGGATCGCTTTGTTGGGCTTCCCAGGCTGCAGCCTGGGGCCGCGGTCACTTATATGTGATTGGAACCGGTCCGGCCGGGCCCGGGACAGCCACACTGCAGGCCCTGAATACGATCAGGCAAATGGACGTTATTGTGGCCCCGGATAGGCATGTGAAACTCTTTGCCGAGTATGTGGGCAATAAGCCTATCCTGTTTGATCCATGGACAGGGATTTGGGACTACAAGGGGAAGAAACAAGATGAACTAAGCAAGGAGGAATTTGCCTGTTTCAAGGTAGAACGCTTTCGGATAAGGGATGAGAGGGTGGAAAAGATCAAGAACCTCTTGGGAGAAGGTAAAGACGTAGGGCTGCTCGACTCCGGTAATCCCTGTCTTTACGGTCCCAGCCACTGGTACGCGGAACAGTTCGATCGGCAGGACGTGGTCATCATCCCTGGTATGGGATGCGACGCGGCAGCCATGGCAGCCTTGGGGAAAAGCACGATCCCGGCGCACGGCACCCGCTTTGTTATACAGTCAGCGCCTTTTTCCCTAATGGGTTGGAATATGCAAGATCGCCAAATACTCAAGGACCTGGCGAAATATGATTCAACAATGGTCTTTTACATGGCCCTATGGAAGCCACGAGAGTTATTCGCTGCGCTTCAGGAAGTCCTCCCGCCGGATATGCCGTGTGCCGTGGTCTACTGGGCCGGGTATCCCGATCGAGAGCGCATCTTGCGCGGTACGGTGGCTGACATGGGAGAAAAGCTCGCAAAAGACAAGGAAAGATTCATGGGCCTGTTGTTTATCGGGCGTTTTATGCAAGGCAAGCCCTATGAGTCGGCCATGAAACATATGCAGAAACATCTGGAATAA
- a CDS encoding MotA/TolQ/ExbB proton channel family protein — protein MIDFLAKGGILVGPILLCSVVALAIFLERLIHFSRVRIRDFGLVKKVAGYVRDGEPARAIDLARRSESPMARILASALEVMDHDRETFETVVVHSTGEEVRELSRYLQVLATIGSIAPLLGLLGTVIGMIKAFMVIQQMGGKVNAAVLAGGIWEAMLTTALGLAVALPTMVAHSYLVSRVDKYEARLQDGMVTFIKTAIKATGR, from the coding sequence ATGATCGATTTTCTTGCAAAAGGCGGCATTCTTGTAGGACCGATCCTTCTGTGCTCCGTGGTTGCCCTGGCTATCTTCCTGGAGAGATTGATACATTTTTCCAGGGTACGCATCCGGGATTTTGGACTGGTGAAAAAGGTGGCCGGGTATGTGCGGGATGGTGAGCCTGCCCGGGCCATTGATCTTGCAAGAAGGAGCGAATCCCCCATGGCGCGTATCCTGGCAAGTGCCTTGGAGGTCATGGATCATGACCGGGAGACCTTTGAGACAGTGGTTGTCCACTCCACAGGGGAGGAAGTCAGGGAGCTTTCCCGCTATCTCCAGGTCCTTGCCACCATTGGCAGTATTGCTCCGTTGCTCGGTCTGCTGGGGACTGTTATCGGCATGATCAAGGCCTTTATGGTCATTCAGCAGATGGGAGGCAAGGTCAATGCCGCTGTACTTGCGGGCGGCATCTGGGAGGCCATGCTGACCACGGCCCTGGGCCTTGCAGTAGCGCTTCCCACCATGGTGGCCCACAGCTATCTCGTGTCCCGCGTGGACAAGTATGAGGCCCGGCTACAGGACGGGATGGTGACCTTTATCAAGACAGCCATCAAGGCCACCGGGAGGTAA